In one Gossypium hirsutum isolate 1008001.06 chromosome D09, Gossypium_hirsutum_v2.1, whole genome shotgun sequence genomic region, the following are encoded:
- the LOC107907700 gene encoding probable xyloglucan endotransglucosylase/hydrolase protein 32 — translation MAVFLSFLLILLFPSANAGWPPSPGYWPSSKFRPMSFYSGFRNLWGPGHQSLDQHALTIWLDRTSGSGFKSVKPFRSGYFGASIKVQPGYTAGVITAFYLSNNEAHPGFHDEVDIEFLGTTFGKPYTLQTNVYIRGSGDGKIIGREMKFHLWFDPTKDFHHYAILWSPREIIFLVDDVPIRRYPRKSAATFPLRPMWVYGSIWDASSWATEDGKYKADYRYQPFVAKYTNFKAGGCTAYAPAWCRPVSASPFRSGGLTRQQRRAMRWVQRYHMVYNYCKDPKRNHALTPECWSK, via the exons ATGGCTGTCTTCCTCTCCTTTCTTCTCATTCTCTTGTTTCCTTCAGCCAATGCTGGGTGGCCACCTTCTCCTGGTTACTGGCCTAGCTCTAAATTTAGGCCTATGAGCTTTTACAGTGGGTTTAGAAATCTTTGGGGTCCTGGTCATCAAAGTCTAGATCAACATGCATTAACAATCTGGCTTGATAGAACTTCAG GAAGTGGATTCAAGTCAGTGAAGCCATTTCGTTCTGGTTACTTTGGAGCCTCTATTAAAGTCCAACCTGGGTACACTGCAGGAGTCATAACAGCTTTCTAT CTATCAAACAATGAAGCTCATCCAGGATTCCATGATGAAGTGGATATAGAGTTCCTTGGAACTACATTTGGGAAGCCTTACACTTTACAGACCAATGTGTATATCAGAGGGAGTGGGGATGGCAAAATCATTGGAAGGGAAATGAAGTTCCATCTTTGGTTTGATCCAACTAAAGACTTTCACCACTATGCCATTCTTTGGAGCCCTAGGGAGATCAT ATTCTTAGTAGATGATGTGCCTATAAGGAGGTATCCAAGGAAGAGTGCTGCAACATTTCCTCTAAGGCCAATGTGGGTGTATGGTTCAATATGGGATGCCTCATCATGGGCTACTGAAGATGGGAAATACAAAGCTGATTACAGATACCAACCATTTGTTGCAAAGTACACCAACTTCAAAGCAGGGGGTTGCACTGCCTATGCGCCAGCTTGGTGCCGCCCAGTCTCTGCCTCGCCTTTCCGGTCCGGCGGGCTAACAAGGCAGCAACGTAGAGCAATGAGATGGGTTCAAAGATACCATATGGTGTATAACTATTGCAAGGACCCCAAAAGGAACCATGCCTTGACCCCAGAGTGTTGGAGCAAGTGA
- the LOC107908750 gene encoding uncharacterized protein, whose translation METNGTNHHSRENRPSTGSNNANRGQSTKEEVFVNQAQMTWHEVRRQWAGDQSQKSRRIAREPIMSWTTTYEDLLCSTERFQQPIPLAEMVDFLVYTWHEEGLYD comes from the exons ATGGAAACCAATGGTACTAATCACCATTCCCGTGAAAATCGCCCTTCAACGGGTTCAAATAATGCTAACAGAGGTCAATCCACTAAGGAGGAGGTTTTTGTTAACCAGG CTCAAATGACTTGGCATGAGGTTAGAAGACAGTGGGCCGGGGATCAGTCTCAAAAATCAAGAAGAATTGCCCGGGAACCAATAATGAG CTGGACCACAACTTATGAAGATTTGCTTTGTTCGACCGAACGATTTCAACAGCCTATTCCATTAGCT GAGATGGTGGATTTTTTAGTTTATACCTGGCATGAGGAAGGCCTCTATGACTAG